The following coding sequences lie in one Xanthomonas hortorum pv. pelargonii genomic window:
- a CDS encoding DUF1304 domain-containing protein: MSLFAIVAGLCVALLHLYILVLEMVLWTHPLGLKTFRNTLEKAQATRVLAANQGLYNGFLAAGLFWGALQARTDVLSFFLGCVVVAGCYGAYSVNRRIFFVQALPALIALALVWLPR, translated from the coding sequence ATGTCCCTGTTCGCCATCGTCGCCGGCCTGTGCGTCGCTCTGCTGCACCTCTACATCCTGGTGTTGGAAATGGTGCTGTGGACGCACCCGCTGGGGTTGAAGACCTTCCGCAATACGCTCGAGAAAGCCCAGGCCACCCGTGTGCTGGCAGCCAACCAGGGCCTCTACAACGGCTTCCTGGCCGCCGGTCTGTTCTGGGGCGCGTTGCAGGCCCGCACCGACGTGCTGAGCTTCTTCCTTGGCTGTGTGGTCGTGGCGGGTTGCTACGGCGCCTATAGCGTCAACCGTCGCATCTTCTTTGTGCAGGCGTTGCCGGCGCTGATTGCGTTGGCATTGGTGTGGTTGCCGCGCTGA
- a CDS encoding acyl-CoA dehydrogenase, translated as MSIVAPFLLVILAAGIAAYHRMRLATWVALSACVLVACWLLGANLTATIVAAVLVVLVSAPVLLPFLRKPLLTTPLMGFFRKVLPPLSQTERIALETGSVGFEGELFTGDPDWQKLLNYPKPQLTAEEQAFLDGPVEELCKMVNDWEITHVHADLPPELWDYIKKQKFFGMIIPKQYGGLGFSALAHHKVIQKLSSISSVVSSTVGVPNSLGPGELLLHYGTPEQKDYYLPRLAIGAEVPCFGLTGPFAGSDATSIPDYGIVCKGEWNGANVLGVKLTFDKRYITLAPVASLIGLAFRMYDPEGLIGDNKDIGITLALLPRETPGVEIGRRHFPLNSTFQNGPIRGNEVFIPLSQLIGGVDMVGKGWNMLNECLAVGRSITLPSTASGGGKYAAVVTGAYARIRKQFGLSIGRFEGVEEALARIGGKAYAISALSQATAAAVDRGDVPSVPSAIAKYHCTTMGREVVSDMMDVIGGKGIILGPRNFAGRAWQSAPIGVTVEGANIMTRSLLIFGQGAILCHPWVMKEMKAAQDPDTRRGLEDFDQSLFGHIRFGISNAVRSFWFGLTGARIGAAPGDAYTRRFFRKLDRYSANLALMADVSMLMLGGKLKFKESLSGRLGDVLSHIYLTSAMLKRYHDEGAPAADQPLLAWAFHDSVHKIETSLSAALRNFPIRPVGWLMWVLIFPLGRRAEAPGDRLGHRVASILMTPNEARDRLGQGVFLTPCANNPGGRIASYLAKAVLAEPVERKFLKALKTKGIEALDFPAQLDEAVAEGVITIDERRQLEELRAIMMDTITVDDFDPHELRAASYYDKPQAQQPREAA; from the coding sequence ATGAGCATCGTTGCACCGTTCCTCCTCGTCATCCTGGCGGCGGGCATCGCTGCCTACCACCGCATGCGCCTTGCCACCTGGGTCGCGCTGAGCGCCTGCGTGCTGGTGGCGTGCTGGTTGCTGGGTGCCAATCTCACCGCAACCATCGTCGCTGCCGTACTGGTGGTGCTGGTGTCGGCGCCTGTCTTGCTGCCGTTCCTGCGCAAGCCGCTGCTGACCACGCCGCTGATGGGCTTCTTCCGCAAGGTGCTGCCGCCGCTGTCGCAGACCGAGCGCATCGCGCTGGAAACCGGCTCGGTGGGCTTCGAAGGCGAGCTGTTTACCGGCGATCCGGATTGGCAGAAGCTGCTCAACTACCCCAAGCCGCAGCTGACCGCAGAAGAGCAGGCGTTTCTGGATGGCCCGGTCGAAGAGCTGTGCAAGATGGTCAACGACTGGGAAATCACCCATGTCCACGCCGATCTGCCGCCGGAGCTGTGGGATTACATCAAGAAGCAGAAATTCTTCGGCATGATCATTCCGAAGCAGTACGGCGGCCTGGGCTTCAGCGCGCTGGCGCACCACAAGGTGATCCAGAAGCTGTCCTCGATCTCTAGCGTGGTCAGCTCCACCGTCGGTGTGCCCAATTCGCTCGGGCCGGGCGAGTTGCTGCTGCATTACGGCACGCCGGAACAGAAGGACTATTACCTGCCGCGTCTGGCCATCGGCGCCGAGGTGCCGTGTTTTGGTCTGACCGGCCCGTTCGCCGGCTCCGATGCGACCTCGATCCCGGACTACGGCATTGTCTGCAAGGGCGAGTGGAATGGCGCCAACGTGCTCGGCGTCAAGCTCACCTTCGACAAGCGTTACATCACTCTGGCACCGGTGGCCTCACTGATCGGCCTGGCGTTCCGCATGTATGACCCGGAAGGCTTGATCGGCGACAACAAGGACATCGGCATCACCCTGGCGCTGTTGCCGCGCGAAACGCCGGGAGTGGAAATCGGCCGCCGGCATTTCCCGCTGAATTCCACCTTCCAGAACGGACCGATCCGCGGCAACGAGGTGTTCATTCCGCTCAGCCAGTTGATCGGTGGCGTGGACATGGTCGGCAAGGGCTGGAACATGCTCAACGAGTGTCTGGCGGTGGGTCGTTCGATCACCCTGCCCTCCACGGCCAGCGGCGGCGGCAAGTACGCGGCGGTGGTGACAGGTGCGTATGCGCGCATCCGTAAGCAGTTCGGTCTGTCGATCGGCCGCTTCGAGGGCGTGGAAGAAGCGCTCGCACGCATCGGCGGCAAGGCCTATGCGATCAGTGCGCTGTCGCAAGCCACGGCGGCGGCGGTGGACCGTGGCGATGTGCCATCGGTGCCGTCGGCGATCGCCAAGTACCACTGCACCACCATGGGCCGCGAAGTGGTCAGCGACATGATGGATGTGATCGGCGGCAAGGGAATTATTTTGGGGCCGCGTAACTTCGCCGGCCGTGCCTGGCAGTCCGCGCCAATCGGCGTGACCGTGGAAGGCGCCAACATCATGACCCGCAGTCTGCTGATCTTCGGTCAGGGCGCGATCCTGTGCCATCCGTGGGTGATGAAGGAAATGAAGGCGGCGCAGGATCCGGATACGCGCCGTGGTCTGGAAGACTTCGATCAGAGCCTGTTCGGTCACATCCGCTTCGGCATTTCCAACGCGGTACGTTCGTTCTGGTTCGGCCTGACCGGCGCACGTATCGGCGCTGCACCGGGTGATGCGTACACGCGTCGGTTCTTCCGCAAGCTGGATCGCTATTCCGCCAACCTGGCGCTGATGGCCGACGTGTCGATGCTGATGCTGGGCGGCAAGCTCAAGTTCAAGGAATCGCTGTCCGGTCGCCTGGGCGATGTGCTGAGCCACATCTACCTGACCAGCGCGATGCTCAAGCGCTATCACGACGAAGGTGCACCGGCAGCCGATCAGCCGCTGCTGGCGTGGGCCTTCCACGACAGCGTGCACAAGATCGAGACCTCGCTGTCGGCCGCGCTGCGCAACTTCCCGATCCGCCCGGTGGGCTGGCTGATGTGGGTACTGATCTTCCCGCTGGGCCGTCGTGCCGAAGCACCGGGCGACCGTCTGGGCCATCGCGTGGCATCGATTTTGATGACGCCGAACGAGGCACGCGATCGTTTGGGCCAGGGCGTGTTCCTGACCCCATGCGCCAACAACCCCGGCGGCCGTATCGCCAGCTATCTGGCCAAGGCCGTGCTGGCAGAGCCGGTGGAGCGCAAGTTCCTCAAGGCGCTCAAGACCAAGGGCATTGAGGCACTGGATTTCCCCGCGCAGCTGGACGAGGCCGTGGCCGAGGGCGTGATCACCATCGACGAGCGCAGGCAGCTGGAAGAGTTGCGCGCGATCATGATGGACACCATCACCGTGGACGACTTCGATCCGCATGAGTTGCGTGCGGCCAGCTACTACGACAAGCCGCAGGCACAGCAGCCGCGCGAAGCGGCGTAA